A genomic region of Equus caballus isolate H_3958 breed thoroughbred chromosome 1, TB-T2T, whole genome shotgun sequence contains the following coding sequences:
- the MTFMT gene encoding LOW QUALITY PROTEIN: methionyl-tRNA formyltransferase, mitochondrial (The sequence of the model RefSeq protein was modified relative to this genomic sequence to represent the inferred CDS: inserted 1 base in 1 codon), which yields MRVLVRRCCGRLPAGGGAGRRPSPQWRALAGLGGCPGGEDGRGARVRERPPWRVLFFGTDQFAREALRALHAARENKEEELIDKLEVVTVPSPSPRGLPVKQYAVQSQLPVYEWPDVGSGEYDVGVVASFGRLLSEALILKFPYGILNVHPSCLPRWRGPAPIIHTVLHGDTVTGVTIMQIRPKRFDVGPILKQETVPVPPKSTAKELEAVLSRLGANMLISVLKNLPESLSNRRQQPTEGVTHAPKISAGTSCIKWEEQTSEQIFRLYRAIGNIIPLQTLWMDNTIKLLDLVEVNSSVLTDPKLTGQAVIPGSVIYHKHSQKLLVCCKDGWIGVRSVMLKKTLTATDFYNGYLHPWYQKNSQAQPGQCRFQTLRLPTKKQKKKXVAMQQCIK from the exons ATGAGGGTGCTGGTTCGTCGCTGCTGCGGGCGGCTGCCGGCCGGTGGCGGCGCGGGACGGAGGCCGAGCCCCCAGTGGCGAGCGCTGGCCGGGCTCGGAGGGTGCCCCGGCGGGGAGGACGGCCGGGGCGCTCGGGTCCGCGAGAGGCCGCCCTGGCGTGTGCTCTTCTTCGGCACGGACCAGTTCGCCCGCGAGGCGCTGCGGGCGCTGCACGCCGCCAG GGAAAACAAAGAGGAGGAGCTAATTGACAAATTGGAAGTGGTCACAGTGCCCTCCCCGTCACCCAGAGGACTGCCAGTGAAGCAGTACGCTGTCCAGTCTCAGCTGCCAGTGTACGAGTGGCCAGACGTGGGGTCTGGAGAATATGATGTTGGAGTGGTGGCTTCCTTTGGCCGACTTTTGAGTGAGGCTCTTATTCTTAAATTTCCCTA TGGCATATTGAATGTCCATCCCAGTTGCCTCCCGAGGTGGCGTGGTCCAGCCCCTATAATCCATACCGTGCTTCACGGAGACACAGTTACTGGAGTAACGATTATGCAGATCAGACCTAAAAG GTTTGATGTAGGTCCAATTCTCAAACAGGAAACGGTTCCTGTGCCACCTAAGAGCACCGCGAAGGAATTGGAAGCCGTGCTGTCAAGACTGGGTGCCAACATG cttatttcagttttgaaaaatttgCCTGAAAGTTTGAGCAACAGAAGGCAGCAGCCAACTGAGGGGGTGACACATG CCCCTAAGATTTCTGCTGGTACCAGCTGTATAAAATGGGAGGAACAAACGTCAGAGCAAATATTCAGACTTTATCGTGCCATAGGAAATATA ATTCCGTTGCAGACACTCTGGATGGATAATACCATTAAACTCCTGGATTTGGTAGAAGTTAATAGTTCAGTCCTCACTG ATCCAAAATTAACAGGACAGGCTGTTATTCCAGGATCGGTGATATACCACAAACACTCACAGAAACTGCTGGTTTGTTGTAAG GATGGCTGGATTGGTGTTCGATCAGTGATGCTCAAGAAAACACTAACAGCTACTGATTTCTACAACGGATATTTGCACCCCTGGTACCAGAAAAATTCCCAAGCTCAACCAGGCCAATGCAGATTTCAGACTCTCAGACTTCcaacaaagaagcagaaaaaaa ttgttgctaTGCAACAGTGCATTAAGTAG